A region of Gammaproteobacteria bacterium DNA encodes the following proteins:
- the xrtD gene encoding VPLPA-CTERM-specific exosortase XrtD, producing MSVIKNESQLVWRESPLFWALLVLSGLLMVVIYYDGLESMVTTWENQEEYGHGFIIPFITLFLIWQKSDQLEAIEFQPSWFGVGVVAFGLVLFFVGELAAIYTLIQYAFLFALFGVVLTILGRKAFAVILVPMLILLFMIPLPAFVLNNLSSELQLISSQIGVAVIRAMDISVYLEGNVIDLGAYKLQVVEACSGLNYLFPLMTLGFMAAYFFTGAWWKKAVIFLSTIPITVLMNSFRIGAIGVMVEYWGPEMAEGFLHDFEGWVVFMGCIAILMLEMWILAMIGKDKLPLREAFGLDFPAPTPDGAEIRVRKIPLQLYIALALLAGVSVLAATSSERVEIEPTREKVFYEFPRSFDGWTGRKGYLEQIYLDTLKLTDYAIIDYRAPDGGSVNFYSAYYISQKKGASIHSPKSCIPGGGWRIAEHNQHLIEGATIGGVPLRVNRLVIKKGEIQQLVYYWFQQRGRIITNEYMMKWFLFWDALKMNRSDGALIRLTTSLSKGQDISIADRRLEAFSKKIAPLIPEYVPE from the coding sequence ATGAGTGTAATAAAAAATGAAAGTCAGTTGGTTTGGAGAGAATCACCACTATTTTGGGCATTATTAGTTCTTAGTGGCCTGTTGATGGTTGTGATTTATTACGACGGTCTGGAATCGATGGTAACAACCTGGGAAAACCAGGAAGAATACGGACATGGTTTTATTATCCCATTTATCACCTTATTTCTTATCTGGCAAAAAAGTGATCAATTAGAGGCAATAGAATTCCAGCCATCCTGGTTCGGGGTTGGTGTGGTCGCTTTTGGGTTGGTTCTATTTTTTGTTGGTGAACTGGCAGCCATTTATACCCTGATACAATATGCCTTTCTGTTTGCCTTATTTGGTGTAGTGCTTACTATATTGGGACGCAAGGCATTTGCGGTCATTCTGGTGCCTATGCTGATCTTGTTGTTCATGATCCCGTTGCCGGCATTTGTATTAAATAACCTTTCCTCTGAACTTCAGTTGATATCTTCCCAAATAGGCGTGGCTGTTATACGCGCAATGGATATTAGCGTTTACCTTGAAGGCAATGTGATTGATCTGGGGGCTTATAAATTACAGGTTGTTGAGGCCTGTAGTGGCTTGAATTATCTGTTTCCCTTGATGACACTAGGCTTTATGGCGGCCTATTTCTTTACCGGGGCATGGTGGAAAAAGGCTGTTATATTTTTATCAACTATCCCTATTACTGTATTAATGAACAGTTTCAGGATTGGTGCTATTGGCGTTATGGTTGAGTATTGGGGGCCGGAAATGGCAGAAGGCTTTCTGCATGATTTTGAAGGCTGGGTTGTCTTTATGGGCTGTATCGCCATCTTGATGCTGGAGATGTGGATTCTGGCAATGATTGGTAAGGATAAATTACCCTTACGAGAGGCATTTGGCCTGGACTTTCCTGCGCCCACACCGGATGGTGCCGAGATTAGGGTTCGTAAGATACCGTTACAATTATACATTGCGCTAGCTTTATTGGCGGGGGTTTCGGTGTTGGCGGCAACATCGTCTGAGAGGGTTGAGATTGAACCGACTCGGGAAAAGGTGTTTTATGAGTTCCCGCGTAGTTTTGATGGCTGGACAGGACGTAAAGGTTACCTGGAGCAGATCTATCTTGATACGTTGAAGTTGACGGATTATGCCATTATTGATTACAGGGCACCGGATGGCGGCAGTGTGAATTTTTATTCGGCTTATTATATTTCGCAGAAGAAAGGGGCCTCTATTCACTCACCAAAATCCTGTATTCCGGGCGGCGGATGGCGTATTGCTGAGCATAATCAGCATTTGATTGAAGGTGCAACGATTGGTGGTGTGCCTTTGCGAGTGAATCGTTTGGTGATCAAAAAAGGTGAAATACAGCAATTAGTTTATTACTGGTTCCAGCAACGGGGGCGCATCATTACTAATGAGTATATGATGAAATGGTTCCTGTTCTGGGATGCGTTGAAGATGAATCGTTCAGATGGTGCCTTGATCCGGTTAACAACAAGCTTAAGCAAAGGGCAGGATATCAGTATTGCCGACCGTAGGCTTGAGGCCTTTAGCAAGAAGATTGCGCCATTAATTCCTGAATATGTACCTGAATAG